The region ACCACCTCGCGCCGCGCGCCCCGCAGCGCCACACTGACCGCCTCGCCCACCTGCCCGTACCCGCACACGATCGTGTGACCTTTCAGGCTCATGATTCTCCTCTCCCGCCGCCGCCGCGCCGCGCCCGGGTCGGTCACAGTCCGCAGCATCGTCTCGGCCAGCAGCGTCAGCAGGTACAGCATCAGCCCGATGCCGACCAGCATCAGCACCACGCTGAACACCTTGCCGTCCGTGTGCAGCTCGCCCGGCGCGCCGTACCCCACGGTCGTCAGGGTCATGGCCGTCATGAACAGGCAGTCCAGCCACGACCAGCCCTCCAGCAGCCGGTACCCGACCGTGCCGAACACCACCAGCCCCGCGATCAGGGCCAGCAGCACGGCGGGACGGCGGTTCATGCCTCAAGTGTAGGCGCGCAGCGGTCCGCTCAGAAGCCCAGACCCTTCAGGTCACGCAGCAGAAATCGCGGCACGCTTCAGGGTACGCGGTACGGTGCGTGGGGTTCCCGTCAGGCGGGCTCTCTGGCGGTGAGGTGCGCCGCGATGAAGTCCTTGAGGGTCTGCACGTCGTTGGGAATGACCTGGAAGCGTCTGGGCGCCTGTTCGATGCCGTCGAAGCGGGCGGGGCGCCCCGGGGTCTGCCCCACGGCCGCCTGCACGGTCTCCCCGAACTTGGCGGGGAGGGCGGTTTCCAGGCAGATCATGGGCACGCCGGGCCGCCGGTAGGCCTGCCCGACGAGGACGCCGTCGGCGGTGTGCGGGTCGATCAGGCGACCGTGCGTGTCGAACACGGCGCGGATGGTGCGCAGGCGGTCGGCGTGCGTGCTGCGGCCGCTGCGGAAGCCGCTGGCCTGCACGGCGTCCCAGTGGGCCGTGCCGCTCAGAGCGACGGGGCGGCTCTGGCCGACCTCATCCCACCAGCCGCGGGTCTGCGCGGCGTCCGCGCCGGCGATCAGGTACAGGTAGCGTTCGAAGTTGCTGGCCTTGCCGATGTCCATGCTGGGGCTGCTGGTGACCGCGACCCGGTCGGCGGGGCGGACGTGGTAGGTGCCGCCGCTGAAGAAGTCGTGCAGGACGTCGTTCTCGTTGCTGGCGACGATCAGCTGCCCCACGGGCAGACCCATGGACCTGGCGAGGTACCCGGCGAACACGTTCCCGAAGTTCCCGGACGGGACGCTGAAGTCCGCCTCCGCCCCGGCGGGGAGGTTCAGGGCGAGGTACGCCCGGAAGTAGTACACGGCCTGCGCCAGCACCCGCGCCCAGTTGATGGAGTTCACGGCTCCGATGTCGTAGCGGGCCTTGAAGTCCGCGTCGGCGTTCACGGCCTTCACGAGGTCCTGGCAGTCGTCGAAGACGCCTTCCACGGCCAGGTTGAAGATGTTCGGCTCGTGCAGGCTGAACATCTGCGCCTGCTGGAAGGCGCTCATGCGGCCGTGCGGGGAGAGCATCACGACGTTCACGCGGGCCTTGCCGAGCATCGCGTACTCGGCCGCGCTGCCGGTGTCGCCGCTGGTGGCGCCCAGGATGTTCAGCCGCTCGCCCCGGGCCTCCAGGACGTACTCGAACACCTGCCCGAGGAACTGCATGGCCATGTCCTTGAACGCCAGGGACGGCCCGTTCGACAGTTCCAGCAGGTGCAGACCACTGTCGCCCAGTGGGGTCAGGGGCGTGATCTCGGGGCTGTGGAAGGCCTCTTCCGTGTACGTGTCGCGCAGCAGGCGGCGCAGGTCCCCCTCGGGGATGTCCGTGATGAAGGGCCGCATGACCTCGTAGGCGAGGTCGGCGTAGCTCAGGGCGCGCCACGCCTCCAGCTGCTCAGGCGTGACCGTGGGAATGACCTCCGGCATCGCCAGACCGCCGTCCGGGGCGAGACCCGAGAGCAGCACGTCCGAGAAGGAACCGAGGGTCGCGCCACGCGTGGAGACGTACTTCATACGGTCACTCTACCCACCACCCTGCCCGGGGCGGCGCCGGGGACTAGCCAGACCGGCGGATCCGGAGTGGACGGGGTGTGCCGCCTGCGCGCCCACATGACACCTGTCACCCGGCACGCCTGACAGGCGGCACTGGGGCGCGCCGCGCGGTCCTGGCACGCTGGGGGCATGAACGCGATCGAACTGAGCGGCGTGAACAAGACCTTCGGGCGGGTGACGGCGCTGCGGGACCTGAACCTGAGCGTGCGCGCCGGGGAACTCACGGCGCTGTTGGGCCCGAACGGGGCGGGCAAGACCACCGCCATCAACCTGATGCTGGGGCTGGCGGCGCCCAGCGCGGGTCAGGTGCGCGTGCTGGGCGGCAACCCACGCGATGACGTGGTGCGCGCCCGGATCGGATCGATGCCGCAGGAGAGTGCGCTGCCGCCCGCGCTGACCGTGCGCGAGGCGGTCACGCTGCTGGCGTCCTTCTACCCGGCGCCGCTACCGGTGGCGCAGGCGCTGGCCCTGGCTGACCTGGAGGGCGTGGCGCACCGCCGTTCGGGCGCACTGTCTGGTGGGCAGAAGCGGCGCCTGGCGTTCGCGCTGGCTGCCGTGGGGAACCCCGAGGTACTGCTGATCGACGAGCCCACCACCGGCATGGACGCCCAGAGCCGACTGGCGTTCTGGGACGCCGTGACCGCCCTGAAGGCGGCGGGCCGCACGGTCCTGCTCACCACGCACTACCTGGAGGAAGCCGAGCGGGCCGCGGACCGCGTGGTCGTCATGAACGCCGGGGCGGTGCTGGCCGACGGCAGCCCGGAGGCGCTGCGTTCGCAGGCGGGCGGGACGCGCGTGAGCTTCACGTCGGATCTGGTGCTGGCCGAGCTGCGCTGCCTGCCGGGGGCCGAGGACGTCCGCGTGGACGCCCAGGGGCACGCGCAGCTGCGCACGGGCGCCCCCGAGGCGCTGCTGCGCGCCCTGATCGCGCGGGACGTGCCCTTCTCGAACCTGGAGGTCACGCGCGCCAGCCTCGAAGACGCCTTCCTCTCGCTGACCGCCCCGGCCGGACCCGCCGGGAAGGACGTGACCGCATGACCCACCTGACCTCTGCCCGGCCCACCGACCTGCCCGCCCCGGCGACCGACACGCGCCGCGCGCCGCGCCTGCGCGCCCTGGGGGAGCTGGTGCTGGCCGAGCTGCGCCGCATGCTGCGCAACCCGATGTTCGCGGTGGGCACCATCGGCTTCCCGGTGATGTTCTTCGCGCTGTTCGGCCTGAGCGCCGTGAACGAGACCACGGCGTCGGGCCTGAAGGTGGGGCCGCTGATCCTGGTGAATTTCGGGGCGTACTCGCTGCTGTCCCTGGCCATGTTCTCGTTCGGGTCGGCGGTAGCGCTGGAACGCACCGGCGGGTGGCTGCGGCTGCTGCGGGCGTCGCCGCTGCCGGCGGGCGTGTACTTCGCGGCGAAGGTGGGCGCGGCGCTGCTGTTCAGCGCGCTGAGCCTGGGCGTGCTGTACACCTTCGCGCACGTGGCGGGCGGCGTGAGCATCCCGGCGGGCACGGCGCTGCTGCTGCTGGCGAAGCTGCTGCTGGGCATGGTGCCGCTGATCGCGCTGGGCCTGAGCATCGGTTTCCTGGTCACGCCGACCGGCGCGCAGATCACTGCGAACCTCGTGAGTGTCCTGATGTCCTTCGCGTCGGGCCTGTTCACCCCGCTGGACCAGATGCCGGCGTTCGTGCAGAAGGTCGCGCCGTACCTGCCCGCGTACCACCTGGGGGCCGTGGCGCGCGGCACGGTGGCCGGGCAGACGGCGGGCGAGGCCGGGCACTGGCTGGCGCTGCTGGGCTTCGCCGCCCTGTTCGGCGCGCTGGCCGCATGGGGCCTGAAACGCGACGAGAGCCGCGAGGGCTGATCACCGGGGGGAGGCGGGCCGCCAGGAGCGGTGACCGCACCCCCCGTTTCAGGCATCCTGGGGGGCGACCGGCCTCATCCCGCTGTCCCCTGACTCCTCACCCGGCCGCTTCTGGAGGCTTCATGAACCGCATTCCCTTCGCGCAGCAGGTACCGCACGAGATACGCCGATCAGGGCGGACGCTGCTGTTCTGGCACGTGTTTCCGCTGCTGTGGCTGGCGTTCCTGTTCTACCCGGTGCGGGCGTTTCTGGACGCGCCGCACGGGCCGGGCGCGGCGGCGCTGTTCTGGGGCCTGAACACCGTGTTCGTGGGGGTGTTCCTGCGCAGCTTCTGGGGCCGCCCCGACCCGCGCTGGAGCGTGGGCGGCTGGGCGCTGAGCGTCGTGACGTACGCGCTGCTGCTGCCGCTCGCGCCGGGCGGGGCGAGCGCGTACCTGATCTACGGCGGCAGCATGATCGGCTTCCAGGCCAGTACGGGGCTGGCGGCGTGGCTGGCGATCCTGAACGTCGCGCTGATGCTGCTGCCCTTCTGGAACGGCACGTACGCGCCGGGGGACCTGGCGTGGCTGGCCCCGAACATGCTGTTCACGCTGGTGGCCGCGTACGGCAACCACGCCTCCTACCGGCGGCGCGTGGCGGACGCGCAACTGGCCGCCGCGCATGCCGAGCAGGAGCGGCTGGCGGCCGAGGCTGAGCGGGAGCGGATCGCGCGGGACCTGCACGACCTGCTGGGCCACACCCTGAGCGTGATCGTGCTGAAAAGCGAGCTGGCCGGGAAGCTCGCCGGGCGCGACCCGGCGCGGGCCGCCGAGGAGATCCGCGAGGTGGAGCGCATCAGCCGCGAGGCGCTGGGCGAGGTACGCGCCGCCGTGAGCGGCTACCGCGGCAGCGGCCTCAGTGCCGAACTGGCCCGCGCCAAGGTGGCGCTGGACGCCGCCGGGGTGCGCCTGACGGTGGGCAGCGCCCTGTGCGCCCTGCCGCCCGCGACCGAGGCGGCCGCCGCGATGCTGCTGCGTGAGGCGGTCACGAACGTGGTCCGGCACGCCCGCGCCCGCACGGTGGACGTGACGCTGACCCCGCACGGGCGCGGCTGGCAGCTGACCGTCCGCGACGACGGCGTGGGCGGCCTGGGCCCCGAGGGGAGCGGCCTGACCGGCATGCGCGAGCGGCTGCGGGCCATCGGCGGGACGCTGGCGCGCGACGGGCGGGGCGGCACCACCCTGACCGCCACGCTGCCCGGCGAGGACGAGCGCGCGGCCCGTCCGGTCCCGGCCGGGGCGCGGGGGCGCGCGTGATCCGCGTGCTGCTGGCCGAGGACCAGGCGCTGGTGCGCGGCGCCCTGTCCGCACTGCTGTCGCTGGAGGGGGACCTGGACGTGGTGGGGGCCGCCGCCGACGGCGAGGCCGCCTGGGCGGGCGTGCTGAGCCTGCGGCCGGACGTGCTCGTCACGGACATCGAGATGCCGCGCCTGAGCGGGCTGGACCTCGCGGCGCGGGTGGCGCGCGACGCGCCGGGCACGCGGGTGGTGATCGTCACGACGTTCGCGCGCGGCGGGTACCTGCGCCGCGCGCTGGACGTGGGCGCGCGCGGGTACCTCCTCAAGGACGCCCCGGCCGCCGAACTGGCCGCCGCGATCCGGCAGGTGCACGCCGGGGGCCGCGCCGTGGACCCGCAGCTGGCCGCGGAAGCCTGGGGAGAGCGTGATCCGCTGACCGAGCGGGAACGGCAGGTGCTGCGCGAGGCCGAGGGGGGGGCGAGCACCGCCGCGATTGCCGCCGCGCTGGGCCTGTCGGAGGGCACGGTGCGCAACTACCTGTCCGAGGCGATCGGAAAGCTGGGCGCCGAGACCCGCGTGGAGGCAGCCCGCGCCGCCCGGGAGAAGGGCTGGCTGTGACGCGGGGGCCCGATCACGGGTTGATCATGGGTGGCCGCGCATGCTGCGGGCGTCACCACCCCCCCGGGCCGCGAGTGCGCGCCTGAACATCCCGGTGGTTCCCAGGAGTTCCCCATGCGCCGATCCAGTCCCGTCCGTCCCGTTCACGCGCTGCTGCTGACTGCCCTGCTCGCGCCCAGTGCCGCGCCCGCCGCCGCGCAGGGTGCGTTCCCGCTGCCCGTGCGGGCCCCCACCGTGGTGCCGCGTCCCCTGCCCGTACCGGTGCCGGGCCTGGGGCTGCGGCCCCTGCTCGTGCCGGGCACGCAGCCGCTGAAGAAGAGCAGCGTCACGAAGGACTCGTACGCCGCGGCTGGCAGCGCGGGGCCGCTGGTGTGTTCGCGCGAGACCTTCAACGTGGCGACGGCCCCCATCGAGTACGCCACGTACAACCTCGACGGCGACAAGATGTGGGTGGGGTCGCTCGTGGACGCCAGCACCCTCCAGAACGGCCTGGGGTCCCTGAGGGCCGTCAACGTGCCCGAATCCCGCCGCGCGCCGTACCGGGTCACGACGGCGCTGCCCATCGCGAACGGCAGCGCGACCATCCAGCCGAACCTCAGCGCGTACAACGGCGCCCTGGCCGGCATCCGGCAGGCACTGAGCGGCACGCCGTACGGGTCGAGCACCCGCTACGAGGTGACCGAGCAGAGCACCGCCGAGACGAGCGCCCTGAACCTAGGGCTGAACGCCCGCTACCTGACCGGCAAGGTGTCCATGAACCTGTCGAGCGCCAGCAGCAGCCTGAACAACACGGTCACGGCGGCGTTCGTGCAGAACGCCTTCACCGTGAACGCCGACCTGGGGGGCCGCCCGGCGCGCGACGCGTTCCTGCTGAACCCCACGCCCGAGGACCTGACGGCCGTCAGCGGCGCGGCGTACATCGACAGCCTCACTTACGGCCGCCTGCTGATGGTCACCATGACGAGCAATTACAGCAGTCAGGAGATGAAACTGGCCCTGCAGGCCGCGTACGAGGGCGTCGCGTACGGCGCGAGCGGCAGCCTGAACGTGGACGTGAAGAAGGTCATCCAGGGCAGCTCGTTCAAGGTGTACGCCAGCGGCGGCGACGAGCAGGCGGTCGTGGACCTGATCCGCACGCAGAAACTCGGCTCGTACTTCCAGCGGCCCGCGACGCCCACCACGCTCGTCCCGATCAGCTACACCGCCCGCGACGTGGACAGCGGCCTGTACGCGGCGTTCAACACGACCGGCCGGTACGCCGCGACGGTGTGCAACCCCGCCAGCGTGAAGGTCAGCATGCGGATGTACTACCAGTCCATCGAACCCCAGGACAGCAAGTACGACGACATCTACGGCAGCCTCAGCTGGGACGGGCAGGCCCTGTGGAACGTGGGCTCCGGCAGCCACTTCGACCTGTACAAGGGCCAGACCTTCACCGTGACCGCCCAGCCCCTCCCGCTGACCCTGAACTACGACGAGCCGCGCAGCGCCCGCATCAGCGGCAGCGTCATGGACTACGACAAGACCAGCGCGAATGACGTGGTGGGGAACTTCAACGACCTGATCGACCTGAACGCCGTCGCCGCCGAGTTCCGCGCCGACCCGGGCCGCACCACCGTCCGCCGCGAGATCCGGCGGCGCGGGGAATCCGACGCGGACGGCATCCTGATCATCGAATTCAGCCGCCTGAACTGACCCGCCCCCGCCGGACGGCCCCACCCGCACCCGCGCGGCAGGGCCGGTTCTGCAAGCCGCCCTGAAGTCCGCGCGCACCATTACGCGCCGGTGCATCCGGTAGCGTGTGGGCCATGAGCCCCGAGACCGTGAAGTTGGCCGTCGTGCAGATGCACGTCACCGATCAGATGGAAGACAACGTCAGCCGCGCCATCGCCCACGTGCGTGACGCGGCCGCGCAGGGCGCGCAGGTGATCCTGCTGCCCGAACTGTTCGAGAACCTGTACTTCTGCCAGGTGGAACGCGAGGAGTACTTCGATCTCGCCCACTCGCTGGACGGGCACCCGTTCGTGGGCCGCTTTCAGGAGCTGGCGCGCGAACTGGGTGTGGTGCTGCCCCTGTCGTACTTCGAGAAGGCCGGGCAGGCGCACTACAACAGCCTCGTGTGCATCGACGCGGACGGCACGCTGCTGGGCAACTACCGCAAGACGCACATCCCCGACGGGCCCGGCTACGAGGAGAAGTACTACTTCAACCCCGGCGACACCGGCTTCCGGGTGTGGGACACCCGCTTCGGGCGCGTGGGCGTGGGCATCTGCTGGGACCAGTGGTACCCCGAAACGGCCCGCGTGATGATGCTGCAGGGCGCGGATTT is a window of Deinococcus grandis DNA encoding:
- a CDS encoding thiol-activated cytolysin family protein, whose translation is MRRSSPVRPVHALLLTALLAPSAAPAAAQGAFPLPVRAPTVVPRPLPVPVPGLGLRPLLVPGTQPLKKSSVTKDSYAAAGSAGPLVCSRETFNVATAPIEYATYNLDGDKMWVGSLVDASTLQNGLGSLRAVNVPESRRAPYRVTTALPIANGSATIQPNLSAYNGALAGIRQALSGTPYGSSTRYEVTEQSTAETSALNLGLNARYLTGKVSMNLSSASSSLNNTVTAAFVQNAFTVNADLGGRPARDAFLLNPTPEDLTAVSGAAYIDSLTYGRLLMVTMTSNYSSQEMKLALQAAYEGVAYGASGSLNVDVKKVIQGSSFKVYASGGDEQAVVDLIRTQKLGSYFQRPATPTTLVPISYTARDVDSGLYAAFNTTGRYAATVCNPASVKVSMRMYYQSIEPQDSKYDDIYGSLSWDGQALWNVGSGSHFDLYKGQTFTVTAQPLPLTLNYDEPRSARISGSVMDYDKTSANDVVGNFNDLIDLNAVAAEFRADPGRTTVRREIRRRGESDADGILIIEFSRLN
- the aguB gene encoding N-carbamoylputrescine amidase — translated: MSPETVKLAVVQMHVTDQMEDNVSRAIAHVRDAAAQGAQVILLPELFENLYFCQVEREEYFDLAHSLDGHPFVGRFQELARELGVVLPLSYFEKAGQAHYNSLVCIDADGTLLGNYRKTHIPDGPGYEEKYYFNPGDTGFRVWDTRFGRVGVGICWDQWYPETARVMMLQGADFLLYPTAIGSEPAEVETPNSHHMWQRAMIGHAVSNSTYVAAANRIGTERVGDLEQTYYGHTFISDYTGEMVAEFGDTEEGPLLHTLNLREARKFRAGMGFFRDRRPELYGPLLTTDGVTRRG
- a CDS encoding response regulator transcription factor, giving the protein MIRVLLAEDQALVRGALSALLSLEGDLDVVGAAADGEAAWAGVLSLRPDVLVTDIEMPRLSGLDLAARVARDAPGTRVVIVTTFARGGYLRRALDVGARGYLLKDAPAAELAAAIRQVHAGGRAVDPQLAAEAWGERDPLTERERQVLREAEGGASTAAIAAALGLSEGTVRNYLSEAIGKLGAETRVEAARAAREKGWL
- a CDS encoding ABC transporter ATP-binding protein, with protein sequence MNAIELSGVNKTFGRVTALRDLNLSVRAGELTALLGPNGAGKTTAINLMLGLAAPSAGQVRVLGGNPRDDVVRARIGSMPQESALPPALTVREAVTLLASFYPAPLPVAQALALADLEGVAHRRSGALSGGQKRRLAFALAAVGNPEVLLIDEPTTGMDAQSRLAFWDAVTALKAAGRTVLLTTHYLEEAERAADRVVVMNAGAVLADGSPEALRSQAGGTRVSFTSDLVLAELRCLPGAEDVRVDAQGHAQLRTGAPEALLRALIARDVPFSNLEVTRASLEDAFLSLTAPAGPAGKDVTA
- a CDS encoding sensor histidine kinase; the encoded protein is MNRIPFAQQVPHEIRRSGRTLLFWHVFPLLWLAFLFYPVRAFLDAPHGPGAAALFWGLNTVFVGVFLRSFWGRPDPRWSVGGWALSVVTYALLLPLAPGGASAYLIYGGSMIGFQASTGLAAWLAILNVALMLLPFWNGTYAPGDLAWLAPNMLFTLVAAYGNHASYRRRVADAQLAAAHAEQERLAAEAERERIARDLHDLLGHTLSVIVLKSELAGKLAGRDPARAAEEIREVERISREALGEVRAAVSGYRGSGLSAELARAKVALDAAGVRLTVGSALCALPPATEAAAAMLLREAVTNVVRHARARTVDVTLTPHGRGWQLTVRDDGVGGLGPEGSGLTGMRERLRAIGGTLARDGRGGTTLTATLPGEDERAARPVPAGARGRA
- the thrC gene encoding threonine synthase, which gives rise to MKYVSTRGATLGSFSDVLLSGLAPDGGLAMPEVIPTVTPEQLEAWRALSYADLAYEVMRPFITDIPEGDLRRLLRDTYTEEAFHSPEITPLTPLGDSGLHLLELSNGPSLAFKDMAMQFLGQVFEYVLEARGERLNILGATSGDTGSAAEYAMLGKARVNVVMLSPHGRMSAFQQAQMFSLHEPNIFNLAVEGVFDDCQDLVKAVNADADFKARYDIGAVNSINWARVLAQAVYYFRAYLALNLPAGAEADFSVPSGNFGNVFAGYLARSMGLPVGQLIVASNENDVLHDFFSGGTYHVRPADRVAVTSSPSMDIGKASNFERYLYLIAGADAAQTRGWWDEVGQSRPVALSGTAHWDAVQASGFRSGRSTHADRLRTIRAVFDTHGRLIDPHTADGVLVGQAYRRPGVPMICLETALPAKFGETVQAAVGQTPGRPARFDGIEQAPRRFQVIPNDVQTLKDFIAAHLTAREPA
- a CDS encoding ABC transporter permease; protein product: MTHLTSARPTDLPAPATDTRRAPRLRALGELVLAELRRMLRNPMFAVGTIGFPVMFFALFGLSAVNETTASGLKVGPLILVNFGAYSLLSLAMFSFGSAVALERTGGWLRLLRASPLPAGVYFAAKVGAALLFSALSLGVLYTFAHVAGGVSIPAGTALLLLAKLLLGMVPLIALGLSIGFLVTPTGAQITANLVSVLMSFASGLFTPLDQMPAFVQKVAPYLPAYHLGAVARGTVAGQTAGEAGHWLALLGFAALFGALAAWGLKRDESREG